A segment of the Caldanaerovirga acetigignens genome:
ACATTGAAATTGTCTTTTAATATTGTTGTTGAAACTATAAGATCTGCTCCATCGGAGTAGCTTCTGAGTTCTGTTACCTTACACTGGATAATGTTTACGTTAATTCCTTCTTTTTTACAGGCCTCGGCAATTTTATCTGCTACTACTGTAGAAGTAGCTATACCAGTTCCACAGGCAACTATAACTTTTTTTACTGTCATTATTTATCCTCCCGTCTAAAAACTTTAATAAATTGTAATTTATATAAGATTATAAACCTTCAATCTTTCACCTCCTCCTTCGGAATATTTTTAAGCAAGAATTCCAACTTTTATTGAGCGAGATAGAATTGATATTAATTCTTTCTTGTTTTTAGTTTCAGAAAGCTG
Coding sequences within it:
- a CDS encoding PTS sugar transporter subunit IIB gives rise to the protein MTVKKVIVACGTGIATSTVVADKIAEACKKEGINVNIIQCKVTELRSYSDGADLIVSTTILKDNFNVPIINGLPFITGIGEDNVIKDIVNILKNK